DNA from Deltaproteobacteria bacterium PRO3:
GGTGGGCATCCTGCTCGCGGACAGCACGCTCAACCAACCGGACTTCCGCGCGGCGGAGCGCCTTTTCCAGCTGGTGACCCAGGTCGCTGGGCGGGCGGGGCGCCACGATCTCCCCGGCGAGGTTTTTTTGCAGACCTTTCGTCCCGAGCACTACGCCATCGTCTCCGCCCTGGGCCACGACCTCGAGGGCTTCTTCGCCCGGGAGCGAGCGCAGCGCGAGGAAGTCGGCTATCCGCCCTTCCAGCGGGTCGTCCTCCTGAAGTTGAGCGGCAGCCAGGCCGACCGGGTGGAGCGCGCCTGCGGGAAGCTGGCCGAGGACCTGGCGGTGCTCTTCGGCCGCCACCCCGAGCTGCGCATCCTCGGCCCCGCCCCGGCGGCGCTGGCCAAGCTGCGCGGGCGCTACCGCTGGCAGGTGATGCTGCGCACGCCGAAATTCGAGGCGATGCGGCGGCTGCTCGAGGAAAAGCTGCCTTATTTCGAGGAGCAGCTGCCGCCGGGCGTCGCCCTCCATGTCGATGTGGACCCGATCGGCGTATTTTAGTAGGCTGGAATCATGGTGTTGGACATCCTGAAATACCCCGACAAGCGCCTGCGCGAGCGTTCGGCTCCCGTGAAGCCGGAAGAGATCCACAGCGTCGCCTTCCAAAAGCTCCTCGACGACATGTTTGCGACGATGTACGCCGCGCCCGGCGTGGGCTTGGCAGCGGTGCAGGTCGGGGTCCTGCAGCGCTTCATGGTCCTGGACGTCGGCATCCCGGAGGGCGAGCTGATCAAGCGAGATCCGAAGGTCCTGATCAACCCCGAGTTTGTCTCCAAGGAAGGCGAGGTCGTCTGGGAGGAGGGCTGCCTGAGCTGCCCCGACTTGACCGTCCCGGTGAAACGCGCGCAGCGCGTGGTCGTGAAGGGCTTGGACCGGGAGGGCCGTCCCTACGAGCTCTCCGGAGAGGACCTGCTGGCCGTGGCCCTGCAACACGAGGTCGACCACATGGACGGGATCCTCATCCTCGACAAACTGAGCCGCCTGAAACAAGACCTCTACAAGGACAAAGTCAAAAAGGGGCAGGTCGTGGTGCGGTAGCGATGGTGCGCGGTTTCACGCGCTTCGCGCTGCGCGAGCACGCCTCGCTGACGGATGGCCCGCATCGTCTTCATGGGTTCCCCCGAGATCGCCGTCCCCTCGCTGAAGGCCCTGCACGCCGCGGGGCACGAGATCGCCGCGGTCGTGACGCAGCCGGACCGGCCCAAGGGGCGGGGCCAGGTCTTGACGGCGCCTGCGGTCAAGGCGGCCGCCGAGGCCCTGGGCCTGCCCGTGCGGCAGCCGGAAAAATCCGCACGCCCGAGTTCGCCGCGGCGCTGCGGGAGCTTAGGCCCGAGCTGATCGCGGTCGTCGCCTACGGCAAGATCCTCCCGCCCGAGGTCCTGGAGATCCCCGAGATCTGCTGCGTCAATCTTCATTTTTCCTTGCTGCCCAAATATCGCGGCGCGGCCTGCGTCGCCTATGCCCTGATCAACGGGGATGCGGAGAGCGGCGTGACGACGATCGTGATGGAGGCGGGCCTCGACACCGGTCCTATATTGATGCAGTGGAGCGAGCCGATCCGCCCCGACGACACCGCGGGCAGTTTGTCGGAGCGCCTCGCCGTCCTGGGCGCCGAGCAGTTGGTCCGGACGGTCGAGGCCTTGGAGCGGGGGACGATCCACCCGACCCCGCAGGGGGAGGCCGAGGCGAGCTACGCGCCCTTGCTCAAGAAGGAAGAGGGCCGCATCGACTGGAATCGGCCCGCGACGGAGATTTTCAACCGTTACCGGGGCTTGAGCCCCTGGCCCGGGGTCTACGCCTTCCTCGAGGGTAAGCGGGTGATCTTCACCGAGCTGAGGCCCGCGCCCGAGTCCGAGGCCGGCCCGCCGGGCGCGCTGCGTCGCGGCCCCGGGGGGCAGCTTTTGGTGGATTGCGGCGCGGGGAGCCTCGAGGTTTTGCGGCTTAAGCCGGAGGGAAAAAGCGTTTTGTCGGCGGAGGATTTTATGCGAGGCTTGCAGGGCAAGACCCCGCTGAGATTCGAATAGGAAGGCCTATGCCGAAATTGATCGCCCCATCCATCTTGAGCGCCGACTTCTCCCGCCTGGGAGACGAAGTCCGGGCCGTCGAGGCCGCCGGCGCCGACATCATCCACTTCGACGTGATGGACGGCCACTTCGTGCCCAATATCACCGTCGGCCCGCTGGTCCTCGAGGCGGTGCGCAAGATCACGAAGCTCCCCATCGACGCGCACCTGATGATCGACCACCCCGACCAATACGTCGCCGAGTTCGTCAAGGCCGGCGCGAATTACATCAGCGTCCATGTCGAGGCCTCGCGCCACCTGCACCGCTCGATCCAGCTGATCCGCTCGCTCGGCGCCAAGGCGGGGATCGCCCTCAACCCGCACACGCCGGTCGCCGCAATGGGCTATATCCTGGACGAGGTGGATTTCATCCTGGTGATGACAGTCAATCCGGGCTTCGGCGGGCAGAAGTTCATCCCCGCGGCCTTCAAGAAGGTGGCGGAGCTCGACCAGATGCGGCGCGAGCATAAGCTGAATTTCCAGATCGAGATCGACGGCGGCGTCAAGGTCGAGAACATCGCCGAGGTCTCGGCGGCCGGCGTCGACATCTTCGTCGCCGGCTCGGCGATCTTCCAATCGAACAATTACGCCGACACCATCGCCGAAATGCGCCGATCCCTCCGCCAATAAGGTTGCAAATCTATACCATTTTGGTATGATTTTTCCGTGAAATTCGAGTTCGATGCCGCCAAAAGCCGCAGCAACCTGCAAAAACACGGCGTCGATTTCGTAGTTGCTCAAGAAATTTGGCAAGGGCCTTACGTGAATTTTTTGGCAAGAGCGGAGTTCGAAAACCGCTTCGCCATCATTGGCCCACTGGATGGAAAGTTATTTACCTGTATATATACGATCCGAGGCGACCGTATTCGGATTATCAGTTGTCGCCGCTCCCGTGAAAAGGAGGCCAAGCTTTATGAAAAAAGCCTCTAAAAAACCTAAGAACGCTCAGGAATTCGACGCCTACTTCGAAGAAAACGACATCGCCGACCTGCTCGACACGAAAACCAAGCGGGTGAACATCGATTTCACTCCGATGGTGCTGAAGCGCATCGACCTCAAGGCCCGTGAATTGGGCCTCACGCGCCAAGCCTTGATCAAGTATTGGATTGCCGAGCGTTTGGATCTCATTCCTTCCAGAAAATAAACCTATTTAAGCCTTCTTCACCGCCGCCTGCCAGCGTTCGACGTGCTTCTTCGCCGCGGCCGGGGCCAGGGTCGGCATGAAGTCGCGGTCCTTGATCCAGCTCTTGGTGATGTCCAGCTCGTTCTTCCAGACGCCCACCGCCAGCCCGGCCAGGAAGGCCGCGCCCAGGCCGGTGGTCTCGACCATCTTCGGGCGAACGATGTCGACGCGCAGGATGTCGGCCAAGAACTGCATCAGGAGGTTGTTGACCGAAGCGCCGCCGTCGACCTTGAGCACCTTCAATTTCTTGCCCAAGTCCTTCGCCATGGCCTGGAGGATGTCGTACTGCAGGAAGGCGATGCCCTCGAGGGTCGCCCGCGCCAGGTGCGCGCGGGTGGTGGCGCGGGTGATGCCGCTGATCAGTCCGCGGGCCTCCTGGCGCCAGTGCGGCGCGCCGAGGCCGACCAGGGCCGGGACGAAGGTCACGCCGCCGGAGTCGGGGACGCTCTCCGCCAGCGACTCGATCTCGGCGGCCGAATCGATGGTCTTGAGGCCGTCGCGCAGCCACTGCACCGCCGCGCCCGCGATGAAGGCGGAGCCCTCCAGGGCGTAATTTACTTTCTTGCCGATCTTCCAGGCGACGGTGGTCAGCATCTTGTTCTTGCTCGCCACGATCTTGCTCCCCGTGTTCATCAGGATGAAGGAGCCCGTGCCGAAGGTGCACTTCGCCGCGCCCGCGTCGAAGCAGGCCTGGCCGAAGAGGGCCGCCTGCTGGTCGCCCGCCATCCCGGAGATGGGGATGCCGTCGGGCAGGCCGGGCACGCCGGAGGTGTGGGCGTA
Protein-coding regions in this window:
- the priA gene encoding primosomal protein N' translates to RGEQALLFLNRRGFAPFLLCCGCGEAPRCPNCEISLTYHKRPAAMVCHYCEFQTPPAQTCAKCGSEELRAMGTGTERLEEALQKRYPELRLARLDRDVASGRQRTEEILSNFAAGELDVLVGTQLVAKGHDFKRLTLVGILLADSTLNQPDFRAAERLFQLVTQVAGRAGRHDLPGEVFLQTFRPEHYAIVSALGHDLEGFFARERAQREEVGYPPFQRVVLLKLSGSQADRVERACGKLAEDLAVLFGRHPELRILGPAPAALAKLRGRYRWQVMLRTPKFEAMRRLLEEKLPYFEEQLPPGVALHVDVDPIGVF
- a CDS encoding CopG family transcriptional regulator, with amino-acid sequence MKKASKKPKNAQEFDAYFEENDIADLLDTKTKRVNIDFTPMVLKRIDLKARELGLTRQALIKYWIAERLDLIPSRK
- a CDS encoding BrnT family toxin; this translates as MKFEFDAAKSRSNLQKHGVDFVVAQEIWQGPYVNFLARAEFENRFAIIGPLDGKLFTCIYTIRGDRIRIISCRRSREKEAKLYEKSL
- the def gene encoding peptide deformylase, whose protein sequence is MMVLDILKYPDKRLRERSAPVKPEEIHSVAFQKLLDDMFATMYAAPGVGLAAVQVGVLQRFMVLDVGIPEGELIKRDPKVLINPEFVSKEGEVVWEEGCLSCPDLTVPVKRAQRVVVKGLDREGRPYELSGEDLLAVALQHEVDHMDGILILDKLSRLKQDLYKDKVKKGQVVVR
- a CDS encoding ribulose-phosphate 3-epimerase, producing the protein MPKLIAPSILSADFSRLGDEVRAVEAAGADIIHFDVMDGHFVPNITVGPLVLEAVRKITKLPIDAHLMIDHPDQYVAEFVKAGANYISVHVEASRHLHRSIQLIRSLGAKAGIALNPHTPVAAMGYILDEVDFILVMTVNPGFGGQKFIPAAFKKVAELDQMRREHKLNFQIEIDGGVKVENIAEVSAAGVDIFVAGSAIFQSNNYADTIAEMRRSLRQ
- the glpK gene encoding glycerol kinase GlpK, coding for MSDLVMAIDQGTTGTTVLILDHELNLLAKKNNEFPQYYPEQGWVEHDLDEIWACTVKTIGEAIQIAGIDPKRIAAIGITNQRETTGIWDKGNGKPIDKAIVWQDRRTADFCNALKKKPGMEAKIRKKTGLVIDAYFSGTKIKWLLDHVPHARQRAKAGELAFGTIDTFLVYRLSGGAAHVTDVSNASRTLLMNLKTLAWDPELLKIFSVPAEVLPKIASSSEIYAHTSGVPGLPDGIPISGMAGDQQAALFGQACFDAGAAKCTFGTGSFILMNTGSKIVASKNKMLTTVAWKIGKKVNYALEGSAFIAGAAVQWLRDGLKTIDSAAEIESLAESVPDSGGVTFVPALVGLGAPHWRQEARGLISGITRATTRAHLARATLEGIAFLQYDILQAMAKDLGKKLKVLKVDGGASVNNLLMQFLADILRVDIVRPKMVETTGLGAAFLAGLAVGVWKNELDITKSWIKDRDFMPTLAPAAAKKHVERWQAAVKKA